A single window of Oreochromis aureus strain Israel breed Guangdong linkage group 7, ZZ_aureus, whole genome shotgun sequence DNA harbors:
- the zdhhc12b gene encoding palmitoyltransferase ZDHHC12-B isoform X2 → MFKNVFGSGFLVRTSHVILTWVITLILFLHDTELRKQEETGQLVQPVLFVLLVLLSVLLYFAVSLMDPGFILSDDTDLQFMLGVTEEQQDMIPPATKSLRQRRCGHCLLQQPMRSKHCQTCQHCVRRYDHHCPWIENCVGERNHRWFVLYLAFQLLVLLWGLRIAWTGFTYVPIWHQWLRTNGVLTAVTMLLALLSLIVLLLLGSHLYLVSLNTTTWEFMSRHRISYLKHCGADENPFDRGTFQNLWGFFCVWGTVVWEQVYFKEGSDQV, encoded by the exons ATGTTCAAAAATGTTTTCGGCTCAGGGTTTCTGGTGAGAACATCACATGTGATTCTGACATGGGTCATAACGTTAATCCTCTTCCTACATGATACAG AGCTGAGGAAGCAGGAGGAGACGGGCCAGCTTGTCCAGCCCGTGCTCTTCGTCCTGCTGGTGCTGTTGTCTGTGCTGCTGTACTTCGCGGTCTCTCTGATGGACCCGGGTTTCATCCTGTCTGATGACACGGACTTGCAG TTCATGCTGGGAGTGACTGAGGAGCAGCAGGACATGATTCCACCTGCCACCAAATCCCTGCGACAGCGCCGTTGTGGCCACTGTCTGCTTCAG CAGCCAATGAGATCAAAGCACTGCCAGACGTGTCAGCACTGCGTCCGGCGTTATGACCATCACTGTCCCTGGATTGAGAACTGCGTTGGTGAGAGGAACCACCGCTGGTTTGTGCTTTACCTGGCCTTCCAGCTGCTAGTGCTTCTATGGGGCCTGCGCATTGCCTG GACGGGCTTCACCTACGTACCCATCTGGCACCAGTGGCTGCGCACAAACGGAGTCCTGACGGCTGTGACCATGCTGCTAGCACTGCTCTCGCTCATCGTACTGTTGCTGCTCGGCTCACATCTATACCTGGTTTCTCTCAACACAACCACGTGGGAGTTCATGTCGCGCCACCGCATCTCCTACCTCAAACACTGTGGTGCAGATGAGAACCCCTTTGACCGTGGGACATTCCAAAACCTTTGGGGTTTCTTCTGTGTCTGGGGCACAGTGGTGTGGGAGCAGGTGTACTTCAAGGAGGGCAGCGATCAGGTTTAG
- the zdhhc12b gene encoding palmitoyltransferase ZDHHC12-B isoform X1: protein MFKNVFGSGFLVRTSHVILTWVITLILFLHDTELRKQEETGQLVQPVLFVLLVLLSVLLYFAVSLMDPGFILSDDTDLQFMLGVTEEQQDMIPPATKSLRQRRCGHCLLQQQPMRSKHCQTCQHCVRRYDHHCPWIENCVGERNHRWFVLYLAFQLLVLLWGLRIAWTGFTYVPIWHQWLRTNGVLTAVTMLLALLSLIVLLLLGSHLYLVSLNTTTWEFMSRHRISYLKHCGADENPFDRGTFQNLWGFFCVWGTVVWEQVYFKEGSDQV, encoded by the exons ATGTTCAAAAATGTTTTCGGCTCAGGGTTTCTGGTGAGAACATCACATGTGATTCTGACATGGGTCATAACGTTAATCCTCTTCCTACATGATACAG AGCTGAGGAAGCAGGAGGAGACGGGCCAGCTTGTCCAGCCCGTGCTCTTCGTCCTGCTGGTGCTGTTGTCTGTGCTGCTGTACTTCGCGGTCTCTCTGATGGACCCGGGTTTCATCCTGTCTGATGACACGGACTTGCAG TTCATGCTGGGAGTGACTGAGGAGCAGCAGGACATGATTCCACCTGCCACCAAATCCCTGCGACAGCGCCGTTGTGGCCACTGTCTGCTTCAG CAGCAGCCAATGAGATCAAAGCACTGCCAGACGTGTCAGCACTGCGTCCGGCGTTATGACCATCACTGTCCCTGGATTGAGAACTGCGTTGGTGAGAGGAACCACCGCTGGTTTGTGCTTTACCTGGCCTTCCAGCTGCTAGTGCTTCTATGGGGCCTGCGCATTGCCTG GACGGGCTTCACCTACGTACCCATCTGGCACCAGTGGCTGCGCACAAACGGAGTCCTGACGGCTGTGACCATGCTGCTAGCACTGCTCTCGCTCATCGTACTGTTGCTGCTCGGCTCACATCTATACCTGGTTTCTCTCAACACAACCACGTGGGAGTTCATGTCGCGCCACCGCATCTCCTACCTCAAACACTGTGGTGCAGATGAGAACCCCTTTGACCGTGGGACATTCCAAAACCTTTGGGGTTTCTTCTGTGTCTGGGGCACAGTGGTGTGGGAGCAGGTGTACTTCAAGGAGGGCAGCGATCAGGTTTAG